Proteins encoded within one genomic window of Couchioplanes caeruleus:
- a CDS encoding aldehyde dehydrogenase family protein, giving the protein MNRDMIYLGGRWVASSSAETIAVENPATEEILGRVPAGTAEDVDRAVAAARAAFDGWAATPMAERGAFLGRLHEALAARAGDIARTVGLELGTPLKIARAVQTGLPLTVLRGYADLAAQPAAEETINNSLVVREPVGVVGAITPWNYPLHQVVAKVAAALAAGCTVVLKPSELTPLVAYLLVDAADEIGLPAGVLNLVPGTGPVVGAAIAAHPHVDMVSFTGSTATGRAISHAAADRIARVALELGGKSANVILEDADVTKAVKVGVANAFLNSGQTCAAWTRMLVHRAHYDAAVELAASAAAGYLAGDPFDETTRLGPLVSAAQRDRVRGFIARAEARLVAGGAPVPEKGYFVAPTIFADVDPDSELAQEEIFGPVLSIIAFSDDDEAVRIANNSRYGLAGGVWGEPGRARAVASRMRTGAVDINGGAFNPLAPFGGYKQSGFGREFGVHGLNEFQQTKAIQQ; this is encoded by the coding sequence ATGAACCGGGACATGATCTACCTCGGCGGCCGCTGGGTCGCATCGTCGTCGGCGGAGACGATCGCGGTGGAGAACCCGGCGACCGAGGAGATCCTCGGCCGCGTGCCCGCCGGCACCGCCGAGGACGTGGACCGGGCCGTCGCCGCCGCGCGCGCCGCCTTCGACGGGTGGGCCGCCACTCCCATGGCCGAGCGCGGCGCCTTCCTCGGCAGGCTGCACGAGGCGCTCGCCGCCCGGGCGGGCGACATCGCCCGCACCGTCGGGCTCGAGCTCGGCACGCCGCTCAAGATCGCGAGGGCGGTCCAGACCGGACTTCCGCTCACCGTGCTGCGGGGGTACGCGGACCTGGCCGCCCAGCCCGCCGCGGAGGAGACGATCAACAACTCGCTGGTGGTCCGCGAGCCCGTGGGCGTGGTCGGTGCGATCACGCCGTGGAACTATCCGCTGCACCAGGTGGTCGCCAAGGTGGCCGCCGCCCTCGCCGCCGGTTGCACCGTGGTGCTCAAGCCGAGCGAGCTCACGCCGCTGGTCGCGTACCTTCTCGTCGACGCCGCCGACGAGATCGGCCTGCCCGCCGGGGTCCTGAACCTCGTGCCCGGCACCGGCCCGGTCGTCGGCGCCGCGATCGCCGCCCACCCGCACGTCGACATGGTGTCCTTCACCGGCTCCACCGCCACCGGCCGGGCGATCTCGCACGCGGCCGCAGACCGCATCGCCCGGGTCGCGCTGGAGCTGGGCGGCAAGTCCGCCAACGTGATCCTCGAGGACGCGGACGTGACGAAGGCGGTGAAGGTCGGCGTCGCCAACGCGTTCCTCAACTCCGGTCAGACCTGCGCGGCGTGGACCCGCATGCTGGTCCACCGCGCCCACTACGACGCCGCGGTCGAACTGGCCGCGTCCGCGGCGGCCGGCTACCTCGCCGGCGACCCGTTCGACGAGACCACCCGGCTCGGCCCGCTGGTCTCGGCGGCGCAGCGCGACCGGGTACGCGGCTTCATCGCGCGTGCGGAGGCCCGGCTCGTCGCCGGTGGCGCGCCCGTGCCGGAGAAGGGGTATTTCGTGGCGCCCACCATCTTCGCGGACGTGGACCCGGACAGTGAGCTGGCCCAGGAAGAGATCTTCGGGCCGGTCCTGTCGATCATTGCGTTCTCCGACGACGATGAGGCGGTGCGCATCGCGAACAACTCCCGCTACGGCCTCGCCGGCGGCGTCTGGGGCGAGCCCGGCCGGGCTCGCGCGGTGGCCAGCCGGATGCGCACCGGGGCGGTCGACATCAACGGCGGCGCGTTCAACCCGCTCGCGCCGTTCGGTGGCTACAAGCAGTCAGGCTTCGGCCGTGAGTTCGGTGTTCACGGTCTCAACGAGTTCCAGCAGACGAAGGCGATCCAGCAGTGA
- a CDS encoding alcohol dehydrogenase catalytic domain-containing protein: protein MAPTVEEIHLPEIGPGQVRVRIRAAGVCHSDLSMVNGTLRPPHPLILGHEAAGEVVEVGAGVTRVSPGTHVVLDWSPPCRDCWHCTHGEPWLCAAANVAALENGMTLDGAPVHVMLGLGAFAEQVVVPERAVIAVPSELGWESAALLGCAVLTGTGAVRNTAKVGAGDAVVVLGLGGVGLSVVSAARAAGAATVIAVDVSEGKKALAEAAGATDFVVSGETLSKDIRARTQGRGADHAFECVGRAATIRAAWRATRRGGQVTVVGMGRADDMVELSALDIFTSARSLRASVYGSSDPDVEVPLLAREVLSGALKLDHLVTDRITLADVPAAFERMACGEGARSVVTF from the coding sequence ATGGCGCCCACGGTCGAGGAGATCCATCTTCCCGAGATCGGTCCCGGTCAGGTCCGGGTCCGCATCCGCGCGGCCGGCGTGTGCCACTCCGACCTGTCGATGGTGAACGGCACGTTGAGACCGCCGCACCCGCTGATCCTCGGACACGAGGCGGCCGGCGAGGTGGTCGAGGTGGGCGCGGGCGTCACCCGCGTCTCCCCGGGTACGCACGTCGTCCTCGACTGGTCGCCCCCGTGCCGCGACTGCTGGCACTGCACCCACGGCGAACCGTGGCTGTGTGCGGCGGCGAACGTGGCGGCGCTGGAGAACGGCATGACGCTCGACGGCGCGCCGGTGCACGTGATGCTGGGGCTGGGCGCCTTCGCCGAGCAGGTCGTGGTGCCGGAACGCGCCGTGATCGCCGTACCGTCGGAACTCGGTTGGGAGAGCGCGGCCCTGCTCGGCTGCGCGGTGCTGACCGGCACCGGCGCGGTCCGCAACACAGCCAAGGTCGGCGCGGGCGACGCGGTGGTGGTGCTCGGCCTGGGCGGCGTCGGTCTGTCGGTGGTCTCGGCCGCGCGCGCCGCCGGAGCGGCGACGGTGATCGCCGTGGACGTGTCGGAGGGCAAGAAGGCCCTGGCCGAGGCGGCGGGCGCGACCGACTTCGTGGTGTCGGGCGAGACGCTGTCGAAGGACATCCGGGCCCGCACGCAGGGGCGCGGCGCGGACCACGCATTCGAGTGCGTCGGCCGGGCGGCGACGATCCGCGCGGCCTGGCGCGCCACCCGCCGCGGCGGTCAGGTGACGGTGGTCGGCATGGGCCGGGCCGACGACATGGTCGAGCTGAGCGCGCTGGACATCTTCACGTCGGCGCGGAGCCTGCGGGCCTCGGTGTACGGATCGTCCGATCCGGACGTCGAGGTGCCGCTGCTCGCCCGTGAGGTGCTGTCGGGAGCGCTGAAGCTGGACCATCTCGTCACGGACCGCATCACACTGGCGGACGTGCCGGCGGCGTTCGAGCGGATGGCGTGCGGCGAGGGCGCCCGCTCCGTGGTCACCTTCTGA
- a CDS encoding C40 family peptidase encodes MPRADRGAALSTSPLRLAACAGALSFLLLPAPTKAAPARPLEAPVVSAEKRLLRPQALAPRLTARQLAQRHARARVRVVAYARAQRGDRYAYGASGPHRWDCSGLTARTYRVVGIRLPHSSRAQARRGKRVTPRAARVGDLVAMRGHVGILVGRWRMVDAPGSGRRVTERLIYRTSTLQFRRLIG; translated from the coding sequence ATGCCCCGGGCCGACCGAGGAGCCGCACTGTCCACGAGCCCGCTGCGCCTGGCCGCCTGCGCCGGTGCGCTCTCCTTCCTGCTGCTGCCCGCGCCCACGAAGGCAGCACCCGCCAGGCCGCTGGAGGCTCCCGTCGTCTCGGCTGAGAAGCGCCTGCTCCGGCCGCAGGCATTGGCGCCGCGGCTGACGGCACGGCAACTGGCCCAGCGGCACGCCCGCGCGCGGGTCCGGGTCGTCGCGTACGCCCGGGCACAGCGCGGCGACCGGTACGCCTACGGCGCCAGCGGCCCGCACCGGTGGGACTGCTCGGGACTGACCGCCCGCACCTACCGGGTGGTGGGCATCCGCCTCCCGCACTCGTCGAGGGCCCAGGCCCGGCGCGGCAAGCGGGTCACGCCCCGGGCGGCCCGGGTCGGCGACCTGGTCGCCATGCGCGGCCACGTCGGCATCCTGGTGGGCCGGTGGCGCATGGTGGACGCGCCGGGTTCGGGACGCCGGGTGACGGAACGGCTCATCTACCGCACGTCGACGCTGCAGTTCCGGCGGCTGATCGGCTGA
- a CDS encoding aminotransferase class V-fold PLP-dependent enzyme yields the protein MCHTADQGVAIATVDVDRARRETPGCATVTHLNNAGAALPPAVVTDTVIAHLQRESRIGGYEAAAEAAERVEDVYRSLARLIGADPDEIAVVENATRAWDMAFYGFGFRPGDRILTTRAEYASNVIALLQVARRTGAVVELVDDDEHGQIDVSDLGRRLDETVKLVALTHVPSSGGLVNPAAEVGKLTRAAGVPFLLDACQSVGQIPIDVREIGCDLLSATGRKFLRAPRGTGFLYARRELAQRLEPPLLDLHAASWPAPDRYEIRPDARRFETWETNYATKLGLGAAADYALSWDVEATTGRIAMLGEALRQRLRDLPGVSVHDRGARLGGIVTFTVAGVDAAEVKRTLGAAGINTSTSSADYAQWHLKGRGLDDVVRASVHYYNTEEELDRLCRHLPR from the coding sequence TTGTGCCATACCGCGGACCAGGGAGTTGCCATCGCCACCGTCGACGTCGACCGCGCCCGCCGGGAAACCCCGGGCTGCGCCACGGTCACCCACCTCAACAACGCCGGCGCCGCCCTGCCGCCGGCCGTGGTCACCGACACCGTCATCGCCCACCTGCAGCGGGAGAGCCGGATCGGCGGCTACGAGGCCGCGGCGGAGGCCGCCGAGCGGGTCGAGGACGTCTACCGCTCGCTCGCCCGCCTGATCGGCGCCGACCCGGACGAGATCGCCGTGGTGGAGAACGCGACCCGCGCCTGGGACATGGCGTTCTACGGGTTCGGTTTTCGGCCGGGCGACCGCATCCTGACCACCCGGGCCGAGTACGCGAGCAACGTCATCGCCCTGCTCCAGGTGGCCCGCCGCACCGGCGCGGTCGTCGAGCTGGTCGACGACGACGAGCACGGCCAGATCGACGTGTCCGACCTGGGCAGACGCCTGGACGAGACGGTGAAGCTGGTCGCGCTGACCCACGTACCCTCCTCCGGTGGCCTGGTGAACCCTGCGGCAGAGGTCGGCAAGCTTACCCGCGCCGCCGGAGTGCCGTTCCTGCTCGACGCCTGCCAGTCCGTCGGCCAGATCCCGATCGACGTCCGGGAGATCGGCTGCGACCTGCTCTCGGCGACCGGGCGCAAGTTCCTGCGCGCCCCACGGGGCACCGGATTCCTCTATGCCCGCCGCGAGCTCGCCCAGCGCCTCGAACCACCGCTGCTCGACCTGCACGCGGCGAGCTGGCCGGCGCCGGACCGGTACGAGATCCGCCCGGACGCCCGCCGCTTCGAGACCTGGGAGACCAACTACGCGACGAAGCTCGGCCTGGGCGCGGCGGCCGACTACGCGCTGTCCTGGGACGTCGAGGCGACCACCGGCCGCATCGCCATGCTGGGGGAGGCTCTGCGGCAGCGGCTGCGCGACCTGCCCGGCGTCTCGGTGCACGACCGCGGCGCCAGGCTGGGCGGCATCGTGACGTTCACCGTCGCCGGCGTCGACGCGGCCGAGGTGAAGCGCACGCTCGGTGCCGCCGGGATCAACACCAGCACGAGCTCTGCAGATTACGCCCAGTGGCACCTCAAGGGACGCGGCCTGGATGACGTGGTACGAGCATCCGTACATTACTACAATACCGAGGAGGAGCTGGACCGGCTCTGCCGCCATCTCCCCCGCTGA